A region of Lagenorhynchus albirostris chromosome 20, mLagAlb1.1, whole genome shotgun sequence DNA encodes the following proteins:
- the LOC132511321 gene encoding histone H3.3A yields MARTKQTARKSTGGKAPRKQLATKAARKSAPSTGGVKKPHRYRPGTVALREIRRYQKSTELLIRKLPFQRLVREIAQDFKTDLRFQSAAIGALQEASEAYLVGLFEDTNLCAIHAKRVTIMPKDIQLARRIRGERA; encoded by the exons ATGGCCCGAACCAAGCAGACCGCTCGTAAGTCCACGGGTGGCAAAGCGCCCCGCAAACAGCTGGCCACTAAAGCCGCCAGGAAAAGCGCCCCCTCTACCGGCGGGGTGAAAAAACCTCATCGCTACAG GCCCGGGACCGTTGCGCTTCGAGAAATCCGTCGTTACCAGAAATCCACCGAGCTTCTGATCCGGAAGCTGCCTTTCCAGAGGTTGGTGAGGGAGATCGCCCAGGATTTCAAAACCGACTTGAGGTTCCAGAGTGCCGCCATTGGTGCGCTTCAG GAGGCTAGTGAAGCGTACCTGGTGGGTTTGTTTGAAGATACTAATCTGTGTGCCATCCACGCTAAGAGAGTCACCATCATGCCCAAAGACATCCAGTTGGCTCGCCGGATACGGGGAGAGAGAGCTTAA